From the Thermovirga lienii DSM 17291 genome, one window contains:
- a CDS encoding transporter, NhaC family (TC 2.A.35) (PFAM: Na+/H+ antiporter family~TIGRFAM: Na+/H+ antiporter NhaC~COGs: COG1757 Na+/H+ antiporter~InterPro IPR018461: IPR004770~KEGG: tai:Taci_1400 Na+/H+ antiporter NhaC~PFAM: Na+/H+ antiporter NhaC-like~SPTR: Na+/H+ antiporter NhaC;~TIGRFAM: Na+/H+ antiporter NhaC), producing the protein MKENQSRQPGLGLSVGLFVLCAFIISMGVLKLGVDAHIPIVICSVIAATVGVVVLKKPWSEIEQGALNAIAVALQAIVILMIIGIVIGIWLQSGVVPSLIYYGLSILSPSIFLLATLIVCSIVSLATGSSWTTAGTIGVAMMGIAHGLGVPAPVAAGVVISGAYFGDKMSPLSDTTNLAPAVAGSNLFDHIRAMVWSTGPTYIIVAIICIVLGMKYGGGALDTAKIDAMQQIMKAEFNIGFLGFVPPLLVIVLAAMKTPAIPGLFSGVVAAALMSFAQGNGLGDIINAMHYGYEAGISSQFASLEGDALMQLISQTGLVNIAPEMAQEVGQTLTDLLTRGGLDSMMWSISLVFCALFFGGVMEACGFLEVIVGSIMKTVRTVGGMMATVIASCFISNLFLGDQYLSLVIPGRMFKSAFEKINLAPRMLSRALEDCGTLTSPLIPWNTCGAFQSSALGVPTLSYLPYAFLNYLNPLVSILISYMKIGIYWRTSSGEDVVAKEYPG; encoded by the coding sequence ATGAAAGAGAACCAATCGCGGCAGCCAGGACTAGGTTTATCTGTGGGATTGTTTGTGTTATGTGCTTTCATCATAAGCATGGGCGTTCTGAAGCTCGGAGTGGATGCTCACATACCAATAGTCATTTGTTCGGTGATCGCTGCCACTGTCGGAGTGGTAGTGCTGAAAAAACCTTGGTCCGAGATAGAACAGGGAGCCCTTAACGCTATTGCGGTGGCCCTTCAAGCCATAGTAATCCTGATGATTATAGGAATAGTAATTGGTATTTGGCTGCAGAGTGGCGTCGTGCCGTCGCTCATCTACTATGGCCTTTCCATACTTTCACCGTCCATATTCCTTTTGGCAACCTTGATCGTGTGTTCCATAGTCTCTTTGGCCACCGGCTCTTCTTGGACGACTGCTGGGACCATAGGTGTGGCAATGATGGGCATAGCTCATGGCCTTGGAGTGCCTGCGCCAGTAGCGGCAGGTGTAGTAATCTCTGGAGCCTATTTTGGTGACAAGATGTCTCCTCTTTCCGATACGACCAACCTCGCCCCTGCGGTCGCCGGATCCAATCTTTTTGACCACATAAGAGCCATGGTCTGGTCCACAGGTCCCACGTACATCATAGTTGCCATTATTTGCATAGTCCTTGGCATGAAATATGGAGGAGGCGCCCTGGATACAGCAAAGATCGATGCAATGCAGCAGATAATGAAGGCGGAATTCAACATAGGCTTTTTGGGCTTTGTTCCACCCCTTTTGGTCATAGTGCTGGCGGCAATGAAGACGCCGGCCATACCGGGGCTGTTCTCAGGTGTCGTGGCGGCAGCTTTGATGTCCTTTGCTCAGGGTAACGGTCTTGGCGACATAATCAACGCCATGCATTACGGCTACGAGGCAGGAATTTCCAGTCAGTTCGCTTCTCTAGAGGGAGATGCCCTGATGCAGCTCATATCTCAGACTGGCCTTGTTAACATAGCCCCTGAAATGGCTCAGGAAGTAGGTCAGACCCTTACTGACCTGCTCACCAGAGGTGGATTGGATTCCATGATGTGGTCCATATCTTTGGTCTTCTGCGCCCTCTTCTTCGGAGGGGTCATGGAAGCGTGTGGATTCCTCGAGGTGATAGTGGGATCCATAATGAAGACGGTCAGGACTGTAGGCGGAATGATGGCCACGGTCATAGCGTCTTGCTTCATATCCAACCTGTTCTTGGGTGACCAGTACCTGTCTCTGGTAATCCCCGGCAGGATGTTCAAATCCGCCTTTGAGAAGATAAACCTTGCACCCAGAATGCTTTCCAGGGCTCTTGAGGACTGCGGAACGCTGACATCTCCGCTTATCCCGTGGAATACCTGTGGGGCGTTCCAATCCAGCGCTCTAGGCGTGCCAACCCTCTCCTACTTGCCCTACGCATTCCTCAATTACTTGAATCCACTCGTCTCCATACTTATCTCGTACATGAAGATAGGCATCTACTGGAGAACTTCCAGCGGTGAGGACGTAGTTGCGAAAGAATATCCAGGCTAG
- a CDS encoding Saccharopine dehydrogenase (PFAM: Saccharopine dehydrogenase~COGs: COG1748 Saccharopine dehydrogenase and related protein~InterPro IPR005097~KEGG: kko:Kkor_1137 saccharopine dehydrogenase~PFAM: Saccharopine dehydrogenase~SPTR: Saccharopine dehydrogenase) has protein sequence MKAVQLGAGLVGQLIAADLAKDFDVTVVDLNEKVLNEIREKYPSIKTAVASATDAKALAPILEDADIVTAGVPGKFGFEMMKTVISLGKNLVDISFMAEDFEELDDFAKEKGVTVVPDIGVAPGMSNFLMGRGAALLDEVEDAYIFVGGIPTKEVPPFNYQVTWSPKDCIEEFTRPVTIVKDGQKMVVEATSGLHLREFPGVGTLEAFYTDGLRSLAKNIKAKNLGEMTLRWPGHVEQMRLLRAMGMFDETPKVLGGKEVIPLEVTADLLFPLWKMEPEKGDRDLTVMQVDVHGYKGRDEVTYSWYLLDYFDEETWNTSMSRCTGSTCAIFARAVAGGLIKEKGVLPAEKLAHDDDLYKFVLDEQLKRRIKYTESVKIVKDVR, from the coding sequence ATGAAAGCAGTACAGTTGGGAGCAGGATTGGTTGGACAGCTTATAGCGGCGGACCTTGCGAAGGATTTCGATGTAACGGTTGTTGATCTTAATGAAAAGGTCTTGAATGAGATAAGGGAGAAATATCCTTCGATCAAGACTGCTGTGGCATCGGCAACGGATGCCAAAGCTCTTGCGCCGATCCTTGAGGATGCGGACATCGTCACAGCTGGAGTTCCTGGAAAGTTCGGATTTGAGATGATGAAGACGGTGATAAGCCTGGGTAAGAACCTTGTGGATATCTCTTTTATGGCAGAGGATTTTGAGGAATTGGACGATTTCGCGAAAGAAAAGGGAGTCACTGTTGTTCCCGATATAGGAGTTGCGCCTGGCATGTCCAATTTCCTTATGGGTAGAGGGGCAGCGTTATTGGACGAAGTAGAGGATGCCTATATCTTCGTGGGTGGGATTCCTACGAAGGAAGTTCCTCCTTTCAATTATCAGGTAACCTGGTCTCCTAAAGACTGCATTGAAGAGTTCACAAGGCCAGTAACCATAGTGAAAGATGGGCAAAAAATGGTTGTGGAGGCCACCTCAGGTCTTCATCTCAGGGAGTTTCCGGGAGTCGGGACCTTGGAAGCCTTCTATACCGACGGTTTAAGGAGCTTGGCCAAAAACATAAAGGCGAAGAACCTGGGAGAGATGACCCTGCGCTGGCCTGGACACGTGGAACAAATGAGGTTATTGAGGGCCATGGGCATGTTTGACGAAACTCCAAAGGTCCTGGGTGGCAAGGAGGTAATTCCCCTTGAGGTCACAGCTGACTTGCTCTTCCCACTTTGGAAGATGGAGCCCGAAAAGGGAGACAGAGATTTGACGGTAATGCAGGTGGATGTGCACGGCTACAAGGGGCGAGATGAGGTAACCTACAGCTGGTACCTCTTGGATTACTTCGATGAGGAGACCTGGAACACATCCATGAGCCGATGCACTGGCAGTACATGTGCAATCTTTGCCCGGGCCGTTGCCGGTGGTCTTATAAAGGAAAAAGGTGTTCTTCCTGCAGAAAAGCTTGCCCATGACGATGATCTGTACAAGTTCGTTCTTGATGAGCAACTGAAACGCCGCATAAAATACACGGAATCGGTTAAGATAGTCAAAGACGTCCGCTAA
- a CDS encoding glycoside hydrolase family 65 central catalytic (PFAM: Glycosyl hydrolase family 65, C-terminal domain; Glycosyl hydrolase family 65 central catalytic domain; Glycosyl hydrolase family 65, N-terminal domain~COGs: COG1554 Trehalose and maltose hydrolase (possible phosphorylase)~InterProIPR005196: IPR005195: IPR005194: IPR017045: IPR 002097~KEGG: aco:Amico_1243 glycoside hydrolase family 65 central catalytic~PFAM: glycoside hydrolase family 65 central catalytic; glycoside hydrolase family 65 domain protein~SPTR: Glycoside hydrolase family 65 central catalytic), with protein MSSWNFIYDGFEPEKEGLREALCTLGNGYFATRGAAAESDADGVHYPGTYLAGGYNRLKTEIAGRVVENEDLVNIPNWLPLKFKMEGSDWFHLSKVKLHFYRQKLDLYRGVLHRTVRFEDEQGRICVLKNRRIVSMANPHLAAQETTLLAENFSGKIEILSALDGKVTNSGVKRYLQLNKKHLEGLMEKELGYDSILLKVQTNQSEIRIAQGARTRAFIGNEEIFPKRTLLKEKGYIGQKFEVELTKGQKLRLEKIVSLFTSRDNAISECALQAEEALLQAGSLEELLEPHAKAWKHLWNQFDIDFFPSDPSQGDRIARILRLYTFHLLQTTSPHTIDLDVGVPSRGWHGEAYRGHVFWDEIFIFPTLNLRMPEITRSLLMYRFRRLGAAKRAAKEAGFKGAMYPWQSGSSGREETQKLHLNPKSGRWLPDNSHLQRHVNAAIAYNIWQYFQITRDLEFMCSYGAEMFFEIARFWASMTLFNEKTGRYEIHGVMGPDEYHDAYPWSQTPGLNNNAYTNVMASWIWSRAVDLTSIIPCSALRRLREKLDISDREISLWDELSRKMTIIFHDDGIISQFEGYDKLAEFQWEEYRKRYGDIQRLDRILEAEGDSTNRYKVSKQADVLMLFYLFSNKELEEIFEKLGYPFDETIKNRNIDYYMHRTSHGSTLSRVVHSWVLVSSQNHESWKMFSEALESDVADIQGGTTPEGIHLGAMAGTVDILQRAYTGLEARGNMLRFDPSLPKELGKLHFHIRYRGHELSITITPSCLTIKDLPTFAGPIEISVKGQRKTLPAGKDTIVSFAL; from the coding sequence ATGAGCTCCTGGAATTTCATATATGACGGCTTCGAACCTGAAAAAGAGGGACTCCGTGAAGCATTGTGCACCTTAGGAAATGGCTATTTTGCCACTCGCGGAGCAGCGGCTGAAAGCGACGCGGACGGTGTACACTACCCTGGGACCTACCTTGCGGGGGGGTATAACAGGCTTAAAACGGAAATAGCCGGTAGGGTCGTGGAGAACGAGGACTTGGTCAACATACCCAATTGGCTCCCCCTGAAGTTCAAAATGGAGGGTTCCGATTGGTTCCACCTTTCAAAAGTGAAGCTACACTTTTACCGTCAAAAATTGGACCTATACCGAGGAGTTCTACATCGCACCGTAAGGTTCGAGGACGAACAAGGCAGGATATGTGTCCTTAAAAATCGAAGGATCGTAAGCATGGCCAACCCCCACCTTGCAGCACAGGAAACCACTCTATTGGCCGAAAACTTCTCAGGGAAAATAGAAATCCTCTCGGCACTCGACGGTAAGGTCACAAACTCTGGTGTAAAGCGCTACCTGCAGCTGAACAAAAAGCACCTGGAGGGGTTGATGGAAAAAGAGCTAGGGTATGACTCTATATTGTTAAAGGTGCAGACCAATCAATCGGAAATAAGGATTGCCCAAGGAGCCAGAACCAGAGCCTTCATAGGGAACGAGGAAATTTTTCCTAAAAGAACACTTCTGAAGGAAAAAGGCTACATAGGCCAAAAGTTTGAGGTAGAACTGACCAAAGGACAAAAGTTGAGACTGGAAAAGATCGTATCTCTGTTTACATCCAGGGACAATGCCATATCCGAATGCGCCCTTCAGGCAGAGGAGGCTTTACTTCAAGCAGGCTCTTTGGAAGAGTTGCTGGAACCCCATGCAAAAGCGTGGAAACACCTTTGGAATCAGTTTGACATAGACTTCTTCCCTAGTGATCCTAGCCAAGGGGACAGGATAGCCAGGATTCTCAGACTATATACCTTTCACCTCCTTCAGACCACTTCCCCACATACCATAGATCTTGATGTTGGGGTACCGAGCAGGGGTTGGCATGGAGAAGCCTATAGAGGGCACGTGTTTTGGGACGAAATTTTCATATTCCCCACCCTAAACCTACGTATGCCTGAAATCACCAGGTCTCTTTTGATGTATCGCTTCCGACGCCTGGGCGCAGCAAAGAGGGCTGCGAAGGAAGCAGGATTCAAAGGAGCCATGTATCCGTGGCAGAGCGGAAGCTCCGGAAGGGAGGAGACCCAGAAACTTCATCTAAATCCAAAATCTGGAAGGTGGCTTCCCGACAACTCCCACTTGCAGAGGCATGTGAACGCCGCCATCGCCTACAACATATGGCAGTACTTTCAGATAACTAGAGATTTGGAGTTCATGTGTTCCTATGGAGCCGAAATGTTTTTTGAAATAGCAAGGTTCTGGGCAAGCATGACCTTGTTCAACGAAAAAACAGGCAGGTACGAAATCCATGGAGTAATGGGACCTGACGAGTACCACGATGCATATCCTTGGTCACAAACACCTGGCTTAAACAACAATGCCTATACCAACGTAATGGCATCGTGGATATGGAGCAGGGCAGTGGATCTGACATCTATTATTCCCTGCAGTGCCCTGAGAAGGCTGAGAGAAAAACTAGACATTTCCGATAGAGAGATAAGTTTATGGGATGAGCTTTCAAGAAAAATGACCATAATCTTCCATGACGATGGGATAATAAGCCAGTTTGAGGGATATGATAAGCTTGCGGAATTTCAATGGGAAGAGTACCGCAAAAGGTACGGTGATATCCAAAGGCTGGATCGCATACTCGAAGCCGAGGGCGACTCGACAAACCGCTATAAGGTCTCAAAACAAGCAGATGTATTAATGCTTTTTTATCTATTCAGCAACAAGGAACTTGAGGAAATTTTCGAGAAGCTCGGTTACCCCTTCGACGAAACCATAAAAAACAGAAACATAGATTATTACATGCACCGCACATCCCACGGATCCACCCTGAGCAGGGTCGTTCACTCCTGGGTGCTGGTAAGTTCTCAAAACCACGAATCTTGGAAGATGTTCTCTGAGGCTCTGGAGAGCGACGTGGCAGATATACAGGGTGGCACAACTCCAGAAGGTATCCACCTCGGCGCCATGGCAGGTACCGTAGACATATTACAGCGAGCCTACACAGGGCTTGAGGCCAGAGGCAACATGCTGAGGTTTGACCCCTCACTACCCAAGGAACTAGGTAAACTGCACTTCCACATTAGATACAGAGGACATGAACTAAGCATAACCATCACTCCTTCCTGCCTCACGATAAAAGACCTCCCCACTTTTGCAGGACCTATAGAGATCTCCGTAAAGGGGCAAAGAAAGACTCTGCCTGCCGGAAAAGACACGATAGTATCCTTTGCACTGTAA
- a CDS encoding trehalose 6-phosphatase (PFAM: Trehalose-phosphatase; haloacid dehalogenase-like hydrolase~TIGRFAM: beta-phosphoglucomutase family hydrolase; haloacid dehalogenase superfamily, subfamily IA, variant 3 with third motif having DD or ED; trehalose-phosphatase; HAD-superfamily hydrolase, subfamily IIB~COGs: COG1877 Trehalose-6-phosphatase~InterProIPR005834: IPR003337: IPR010976: IPR006402: IPR 006379~KEGG: aco:Amico_1244 beta-phosphoglucomutase family hydrolase~PFAM: trehalose-phosphatase; Haloacid dehalogenase domain protein hydrolase~SPTR: Beta-phosphoglucomutase family hydrolase;~TIGRFAM: beta-phosphoglucomutase family hydrolase; HAD-superfamily hydrolase, subfamily IA, variant 3; trehalose-phosphatase; HAD-superfamily hydrolase, subfamily IIB), protein MNLNEEEIYSPIDIESRYFDAVLFDLDGVVTQTAMVHALSWKKLFDQYLEKLDKDNAPFDISRDYRLYVDGKPRYEGVRSFLESRDINLPYGTPSDPPGKETICGLGNLKNLIFQEVLEQEGVPIYRGAVALIGLMKRRNLKIGLVTSSKNARLVVKKAKLESLFDYIADGVELERLGLKGKPHPDLFLHAAQKLKAPPSRSIIFEDAESGVEAGRRGNFGMVVGVDRTGHGTALLEKGAHVVAFDLSRITVDGKKPDATVPIKDLPDARKAIGHIKLELLFGKEPFVALDYDGTLTPIVERPELAILSEKTRKTLKKLKDTTQLAIISGRDLKDVKRLVKVDGIIYAGSHGFDIESPTKLQKTFKEGEAFIAELNEAEKALRERTKGIDGLILERKKYSIAVHFRLVKSEMIEKIEKHVDQVVKDLPSLKKTIGKKVFEVRPNMDWDKGKAIEWLVEALGFSRHNVLPIYVGDDVTDEDGFKALIDWGIGIVVAKGKDQEKSAASYKLPDTESVEEYLKGLAELFERRG, encoded by the coding sequence ATGAACCTGAACGAAGAAGAAATCTATTCCCCCATAGACATAGAAAGCCGCTATTTTGACGCAGTTTTGTTCGACCTGGATGGCGTCGTAACCCAAACGGCCATGGTACATGCCCTCTCATGGAAGAAACTCTTCGATCAATACCTCGAAAAACTAGACAAGGATAATGCTCCCTTTGATATCTCAAGAGACTACCGCCTATACGTGGACGGGAAACCCAGGTACGAGGGGGTAAGAAGCTTTCTTGAGTCCCGAGATATCAACTTGCCCTATGGCACTCCTTCTGATCCTCCGGGCAAGGAGACCATATGTGGTTTGGGAAACTTGAAGAACTTGATCTTTCAAGAGGTATTGGAACAGGAGGGAGTCCCCATCTACAGGGGAGCAGTGGCGTTAATAGGGCTTATGAAACGAAGGAACCTAAAAATAGGCTTGGTCACTTCAAGCAAAAACGCAAGATTGGTCGTGAAGAAGGCAAAGTTGGAGAGCCTTTTCGATTACATCGCGGACGGCGTTGAGCTGGAGCGCCTCGGCTTAAAAGGTAAGCCCCATCCTGATTTATTCCTGCACGCCGCCCAAAAACTAAAAGCGCCCCCCTCAAGAAGCATAATATTCGAGGACGCCGAGTCCGGAGTAGAGGCAGGAAGAAGAGGAAACTTCGGAATGGTAGTAGGCGTGGACCGAACTGGCCACGGAACAGCTCTGCTGGAGAAAGGGGCCCATGTGGTGGCTTTCGATCTATCAAGAATTACCGTGGACGGTAAAAAACCTGACGCCACCGTACCCATAAAGGACCTTCCAGATGCCCGCAAGGCCATAGGGCACATAAAACTGGAGCTTTTATTCGGCAAGGAACCTTTTGTGGCCCTGGATTACGACGGAACGCTGACTCCGATCGTGGAAAGGCCTGAACTTGCCATTCTTTCTGAAAAAACCAGAAAAACCCTCAAGAAGCTTAAGGACACGACGCAACTGGCGATAATAAGCGGCAGGGACCTCAAGGACGTCAAAAGGTTGGTCAAGGTGGATGGAATAATTTACGCCGGAAGCCATGGCTTCGACATAGAAAGTCCGACAAAGCTTCAAAAGACATTCAAGGAGGGAGAAGCATTCATTGCAGAGCTAAACGAGGCTGAAAAGGCCCTGAGGGAAAGAACCAAAGGCATAGATGGACTCATCTTAGAGCGCAAGAAATACTCCATCGCTGTCCACTTCAGGCTGGTAAAGTCAGAAATGATAGAAAAAATAGAGAAACACGTGGACCAAGTGGTAAAGGACCTTCCCTCCCTGAAAAAGACTATTGGCAAAAAGGTTTTTGAGGTAAGGCCTAATATGGATTGGGATAAGGGAAAGGCCATAGAATGGCTGGTAGAGGCACTAGGTTTTTCAAGACACAACGTCCTACCCATTTACGTGGGAGACGACGTAACAGACGAGGATGGATTCAAGGCCCTCATCGACTGGGGAATAGGAATAGTGGTCGCAAAAGGGAAGGATCAAGAAAAAAGTGCTGCTTCTTACAAACTACCGGATACAGAAAGCGTTGAGGAATACCTCAAAGGCTTGGCAGAGCTTTTTGAAAGGAGGGGATGA